Proteins from a single region of Dyadobacter fanqingshengii:
- a CDS encoding ABC transporter permease has translation MIANYFKIAWRNLLNNSFYSLLNCLGLSIGLAVGILILLWVQDELSFDSFNRQSNSIYKLENRVGTGASQQIWTGTVAPIAGFAKREVPEVKDAARITYNGAYTLFRYKDKVFNEENTFFADPTLFTMFDYQLIHGNKSKPFLDNHSVILTETTARRYFGSTDVLGKAITSDRATFTVSGVMADFPENSSIKGDMVFSISLRFQDVYTGRKDGKTKDNDFTEFDYTTYFLLQPGRPLVEIATTLRNIHLRNKPDDTDLTYLLQALPNVHLYKSDGTEQGIETVRMFTIIALLILIIACINYVNLSTARSLLRSKEVSMRKIVGAARIQLFIQFLVETILLFSIATLLAVIVMYVLMPFFNQISGKKLVLDFTKPHIWQVLGATIAGTLVASSIYPAMLLSSFEPLKSLKGKVSSGLNEAMFRKTLVVIQFTVSVILIAGTLIISNQLKFIRSKSLGYDKTHVLSFYMRDLTKHYDVIKSELLSQPGITDVSRSNFNVVLIGGQTGSSNWDGKEPGETMMIRFMSADKSFIPFFKMQLKEGANFTDAPSDSKHYILNETAVKTARITDPIGKRFKLWDIEGTIIGVVKDFHFASMKQKIEPAVFVYDPSNMSRIYIKTTGNDAKKAIAAAESVWKKFNADSPFQYAFLDEAFNSLYKSEEQTGLLFNIFASIAILISCLGLFGLATYTAQIRKKEIGVRKVLGSSLAGIVQLLAKDFVKLVFIGIIIAVPIAWYAMDKWLQDFAYRMEMPWWVFGFAGLLALAIALLTISFQSIKAALMDPVKSLRSE, from the coding sequence ATGATAGCAAATTATTTCAAGATCGCCTGGCGTAACCTGCTCAACAATAGCTTCTACTCATTACTCAATTGCCTGGGCTTATCCATTGGCCTGGCTGTGGGCATACTCATATTGCTTTGGGTTCAGGACGAATTGAGTTTTGACAGCTTTAACAGGCAATCGAACAGCATTTATAAGCTTGAAAACCGCGTGGGCACAGGCGCGAGCCAGCAGATCTGGACCGGCACCGTAGCGCCTATTGCAGGGTTTGCCAAAAGAGAAGTTCCCGAAGTGAAGGACGCTGCGAGAATTACCTATAACGGTGCTTACACATTGTTCAGATATAAGGATAAGGTTTTCAATGAGGAAAATACTTTTTTCGCTGATCCCACTTTGTTTACAATGTTTGATTACCAGCTTATTCACGGCAACAAAAGCAAGCCGTTTCTTGATAATCATTCAGTTATACTCACCGAAACTACTGCCAGACGTTATTTTGGCAGCACGGATGTCCTAGGGAAAGCGATCACTTCGGATCGGGCGACTTTTACAGTGAGTGGTGTGATGGCCGATTTTCCTGAGAATTCCAGTATCAAAGGAGACATGGTTTTTTCCATTTCACTTCGGTTCCAAGATGTGTATACAGGCCGCAAGGATGGCAAAACGAAAGACAATGATTTCACTGAATTTGACTACACCACTTATTTCCTTTTGCAGCCAGGCCGACCGCTTGTGGAAATCGCGACCACGCTCCGCAACATTCATTTGCGCAATAAGCCGGATGACACGGATCTGACTTACCTGTTACAGGCATTGCCGAATGTACATTTATACAAATCAGACGGCACAGAGCAGGGCATCGAAACGGTAAGGATGTTCACGATCATAGCATTGCTGATCCTGATCATTGCGTGCATTAATTATGTCAACCTTTCTACGGCGCGTTCGTTGCTGCGCTCAAAAGAGGTAAGTATGCGCAAGATCGTAGGCGCAGCGAGAATCCAGCTTTTTATTCAATTTCTCGTAGAAACCATTCTCCTGTTTTCCATCGCAACATTGCTGGCGGTTATAGTCATGTATGTCCTGATGCCCTTTTTCAACCAAATCTCCGGCAAAAAATTGGTGTTGGACTTTACAAAACCACATATATGGCAGGTTCTGGGAGCAACAATCGCGGGAACATTAGTAGCCTCGAGCATTTACCCGGCAATGCTGTTATCCTCTTTTGAACCACTCAAATCCCTGAAAGGCAAGGTTTCTTCCGGATTAAATGAGGCAATGTTCCGTAAAACGCTGGTTGTTATACAGTTTACCGTTTCGGTCATTCTCATCGCCGGCACTTTGATCATCAGTAATCAGCTCAAATTTATCCGGTCCAAAAGTTTGGGATATGACAAAACGCACGTCTTGTCATTCTACATGCGCGATCTGACGAAGCATTATGATGTGATCAAATCCGAGTTGTTGAGCCAACCGGGCATTACCGACGTCAGCAGGTCCAATTTCAATGTGGTCCTGATCGGGGGACAGACGGGCAGCAGCAACTGGGATGGAAAAGAGCCGGGCGAAACGATGATGATCCGTTTTATGAGCGCGGATAAGTCCTTCATTCCGTTTTTTAAGATGCAGCTGAAAGAAGGGGCGAATTTCACAGACGCGCCATCGGACTCCAAGCATTATATATTGAACGAGACAGCCGTGAAAACCGCCCGGATCACCGACCCGATCGGCAAACGTTTCAAGCTTTGGGACATCGAAGGAACGATCATCGGCGTTGTAAAAGACTTCCATTTTGCCTCTATGAAACAGAAAATCGAGCCGGCAGTTTTTGTCTACGATCCCAGTAACATGAGCCGTATTTACATCAAAACCACGGGTAATGATGCCAAAAAGGCGATTGCGGCAGCAGAAAGCGTCTGGAAGAAATTCAATGCAGATTCACCGTTTCAATATGCGTTTCTGGATGAGGCGTTCAACAGCCTTTACAAGTCGGAAGAACAGACGGGCCTGTTGTTCAATATATTCGCTTCCATAGCTATTCTTATTTCGTGCCTGGGTTTGTTTGGGTTGGCCACTTATACTGCGCAAATCCGGAAAAAAGAGATCGGGGTCCGCAAAGTTTTGGGATCGAGTCTGGCCGGGATTGTCCAGCTTTTGGCAAAGGACTTTGTTAAGCTGGTATTTATCGGGATTATTATCGCAGTTCCGATTGCCTGGTATGCCATGGACAAATGGTTACAGGATTTCGCTTACCGCATGGAGATGCCCTGGTGGGTCTTTGGTTTTGCGGGTCTGCTGGCGCTGGCGATTGCCTTGCTGACGATATCATTCCAAAGCATTAAGGCTGCATTAATGGATCCTGTCAAAAGCTTACGGAGCGAGTAA
- a CDS encoding porin family protein, whose protein sequence is MKKLLLAAALLISVQSAFAQKFSIGPKAGLNISNYTGGDIESDALVGYHLGGIINYGFGKVFSLQPEVLFSTQGAKVNNAGNKSDFKISYVTVPVMFKFKTNGGFYVEFGPQAGFRTSTDIPDQTINNFAKNLDLGAAAGIGYHSPIGLGVGVRYVAGLSKVGDFTGQDIDPDFKNSVIQASIFWAIPLVK, encoded by the coding sequence ATGAAAAAATTATTATTGGCTGCCGCCCTGCTAATCTCAGTTCAGTCAGCATTTGCACAAAAATTCAGCATTGGACCGAAAGCAGGTCTGAACATCAGTAATTACACTGGCGGAGACATTGAATCGGATGCACTAGTTGGATATCACCTGGGTGGAATTATTAACTACGGGTTTGGAAAAGTATTTTCCTTGCAGCCGGAGGTTTTATTCTCAACCCAAGGAGCAAAAGTGAACAATGCAGGCAATAAATCTGATTTTAAAATCAGTTACGTTACCGTGCCTGTCATGTTCAAATTTAAAACCAATGGCGGATTTTATGTTGAATTTGGCCCTCAGGCGGGATTCAGAACGTCAACAGACATTCCTGACCAAACGATAAACAACTTCGCTAAAAACCTGGATCTGGGAGCAGCTGCGGGTATTGGTTATCATTCACCGATCGGGCTGGGTGTAGGCGTTCGTTATGTTGCTGGACTTTCCAAGGTTGGCGATTTTACGGGGCAGGATATTGATCCAGATTTTAAGAACAGTGTAATCCAGGCCAGTATTTTCTGGGCCATTCCGTTGGTTAAATAA
- a CDS encoding DUF2911 domain-containing protein — protein sequence MKKKMILKGFVMMLACMLTAVASQAQDKPKPSPAKTATGKAGAANITITYSAPSAKGRKVFGELVPFDKVWRAGANEATIFETDKDIMVEGQKLPAGKYSLYALPGASEWSFIFNSETGQWGIKRGGETSKDASKDVLTVKAKPAKSASMAETMAYEVTPAGFVLRWENTEVPVAIK from the coding sequence ATGAAAAAGAAAATGATCTTGAAAGGGTTTGTCATGATGCTTGCGTGCATGCTGACCGCTGTTGCGAGCCAGGCGCAAGACAAACCAAAGCCAAGTCCGGCTAAGACTGCAACCGGAAAGGCGGGGGCTGCAAACATTACCATCACTTATTCGGCGCCGTCGGCTAAGGGCCGTAAGGTTTTTGGCGAGCTTGTTCCTTTTGACAAAGTATGGCGGGCAGGCGCAAACGAAGCCACGATATTTGAAACGGATAAGGACATTATGGTAGAGGGACAAAAACTTCCGGCCGGAAAATACAGCCTCTATGCACTTCCAGGCGCAAGCGAATGGTCGTTCATTTTCAATTCCGAAACTGGTCAGTGGGGAATTAAGCGCGGCGGAGAAACTTCCAAGGATGCTTCCAAGGACGTATTAACCGTTAAAGCAAAGCCGGCGAAAAGCGCTTCTATGGCGGAAACAATGGCTTATGAAGTAACACCAGCGGGCTTTGTCCTGCGTTGGGAAAACACTGAGGTTCCAGTTGCTATTAAATGA
- a CDS encoding VOC family protein — MATIDLHPYLMFDGNCRVAFEFYQNIFGGELTFMTYGDMDGSCPAGVRDQIMHGTLMGGSVEFMGGDAPEGMPLGAGKINLSLSGFEETTLREQYDKLSEGGTIVVPMDRQMWGDIFGAFQDKFGIDWMVNIRTA, encoded by the coding sequence ATGGCGACGATTGATTTGCATCCTTATTTAATGTTTGACGGCAACTGCCGTGTGGCATTTGAGTTTTATCAAAATATTTTCGGCGGAGAACTGACTTTCATGACGTACGGAGATATGGACGGAAGCTGCCCCGCCGGAGTCCGCGACCAGATCATGCACGGCACACTTATGGGGGGCTCGGTAGAATTCATGGGGGGAGACGCTCCCGAAGGAATGCCATTAGGCGCAGGCAAGATCAATTTGTCGCTTAGCGGTTTCGAGGAGACCACATTGCGTGAACAATACGATAAATTGAGTGAAGGCGGCACCATTGTGGTTCCTATGGACAGGCAAATGTGGGGCGACATCTTCGGTGCTTTTCAGGATAAGTTCGGGATAGACTGGATGGTGAACATCCGGACGGCCTAG
- a CDS encoding 2Fe-2S iron-sulfur cluster-binding protein yields the protein MNEDDQSPQLTEDERKLFEDLMPEDLAEIMDAGVNRRHFLKLMTLTGGGMLAWQSAVAEQVLTRPLTTMQPAAFNPETIENGVNLALKINGATQKVTVDSRMTLLDTLREKLDLTGSKKGCDHGQCGACTVIVDGRRVLSCLTLAASCEGKSVKTIEGIAQGNELHPIQKAFIKHDGFQCGFCTPGQICSAVALLDEAKNGDASYVTEDLRKKPARVTLSNEEIQERMSGNICRCGAYPNIVAAIQEVHSGKAVEQNWLLV from the coding sequence ATGAACGAAGACGATCAATCACCACAGCTTACCGAAGATGAAAGGAAGCTGTTTGAAGACCTTATGCCTGAGGACCTGGCGGAAATTATGGATGCGGGCGTTAACAGGCGGCATTTTTTGAAATTGATGACATTAACCGGGGGCGGCATGCTGGCCTGGCAATCCGCGGTTGCGGAACAGGTGCTTACACGCCCGCTAACAACCATGCAACCAGCTGCATTCAATCCCGAAACGATTGAAAACGGGGTTAATCTTGCTTTGAAGATTAATGGCGCCACGCAAAAAGTAACGGTTGACTCACGCATGACATTGCTGGACACCCTTCGCGAAAAACTGGATCTCACTGGTTCCAAAAAGGGCTGCGACCATGGCCAATGCGGTGCCTGTACAGTAATCGTGGACGGAAGGCGGGTATTGAGTTGTCTGACGCTGGCCGCGAGCTGTGAGGGGAAATCCGTGAAAACAATCGAAGGCATTGCGCAGGGTAATGAGTTGCATCCGATCCAGAAAGCGTTTATCAAGCATGATGGATTTCAATGCGGTTTCTGCACACCAGGGCAAATCTGCTCGGCTGTGGCGTTGCTGGACGAAGCGAAAAATGGCGATGCAAGTTATGTGACTGAGGATTTGCGTAAAAAGCCGGCGCGGGTTACGCTTTCCAACGAAGAGATTCAGGAGCGGATGTCGGGCAACATTTGCCGGTGTGGCGCATATCCCAATATCGTTGCGGCGATCCAGGAAGTGCATAGTGGGAAGGCTGTTGAACAAAACTGGCTGCTAGTATGA
- a CDS encoding FAD binding domain-containing protein: MRPFKYTIAKDVPSAIKLVSNNPNARFLAGGTNLLDLMKEDVERPDEVIDITRLGLTQIKATDAGGISIGGLGRNTDAANHPLIRQHFPLLTQAILAGASGQIRNMASNGGNLLQRTRCPYFYDVAMPCNKREPGSGCGALEGINRMHAIFGWSEKCIAVFPSDMAVALAALDALVKVKDQNGEERSVVFTDFHRLPGDTPEKDTNLAHGELITAIEIPKNNFADHSYYLKVRDRASYAFALVSVAAALELTGNVILQARIAMGGVAHKPWRATKAEQMLVGKEATEVNFKLAADAEMADAKPLEHNKFKVELGNRSIVRALQMALDGGKS, from the coding sequence ATGAGACCATTCAAATATACCATTGCAAAAGACGTCCCGTCGGCGATTAAGCTGGTTTCCAATAACCCAAATGCCAGGTTCCTGGCCGGAGGCACGAACCTGCTGGACCTTATGAAGGAGGATGTGGAACGACCGGACGAAGTGATTGACATTACACGATTAGGATTAACGCAGATAAAAGCTACGGATGCAGGCGGAATTTCCATCGGAGGACTGGGCCGTAATACGGATGCAGCAAACCATCCGCTTATCCGGCAGCATTTCCCGTTGCTGACACAGGCGATCCTGGCCGGCGCTTCGGGACAAATCAGAAATATGGCGAGCAATGGCGGAAATTTGCTCCAAAGGACACGTTGCCCCTATTTTTATGATGTTGCAATGCCCTGCAACAAACGCGAACCGGGTTCGGGCTGCGGGGCTTTGGAGGGCATCAACCGGATGCATGCCATTTTTGGTTGGTCTGAAAAGTGCATTGCTGTGTTCCCTTCCGATATGGCAGTGGCGCTGGCGGCGCTGGACGCGCTTGTGAAAGTTAAGGATCAGAATGGTGAGGAACGGTCTGTTGTTTTCACGGATTTTCACCGCCTACCGGGCGATACGCCTGAAAAGGATACAAATCTCGCCCATGGAGAATTGATTACTGCCATTGAAATACCAAAAAACAATTTTGCTGATCATTCCTATTATTTAAAAGTCCGCGACAGGGCTTCCTATGCTTTTGCACTGGTGTCTGTGGCGGCGGCTTTGGAATTGACGGGAAATGTGATTTTGCAGGCCCGCATAGCGATGGGCGGTGTAGCCCATAAGCCCTGGCGGGCTACAAAAGCAGAGCAAATGCTCGTTGGGAAAGAGGCTACGGAAGTCAATTTCAAGCTGGCAGCGGATGCGGAAATGGCGGATGCCAAACCATTGGAACATAATAAATTCAAGGTCGAACTGGGGAACCGCAGCATTGTGCGGGCATTGCAGATGGCACTGGACGGCGGTAAATCCTGA
- a CDS encoding xanthine dehydrogenase family protein molybdopterin-binding subunit: MKDKEMNIGSPVSRIDGILKVTGKADYSTDHPVKNAAYAVIFKSTIAAGKITNIDSVTAEKLPGVLAVITHKNAPKLNAKGGIRGGAMLQSPDVLFYGQHIGVVVAETFEQARHAADLVKVEYDKKEAKTDFEKLYQNGAKPKDKEDEKRGDVKVALENAEFKVEETYATPIYHHHPLEPHATIAEWQGENLILYNSAQIVNGAQNAAASTLNLKPENVRIVSPYIGGGFGSKGGQWGNLVLAAMAAKMVNRPVKLALTRQQMFNSVGLRQRNYQKVSLAATKDGKLTALSHETATHAAIQDEFVEPCGDCSKIMYDTPNSLITYRVTPMNLILPTYTRGPGKSTGSFALESAMDELAYKLKMDPVAFRLQNEPQKDPSNGKPWSSRKVVECLKEGAKAFGWEKRKMEPMQNVQGHYWVGYGVACGTYPAHQRDSSANVKLKREGTNVTAIIELAAADLGTGTYTILAQTAADALDLPMNKITVKIGDSELPPAAGSVGSVGATSYANVVNDACTKITDELIARSGKQFFVRPTAAQLMISEKVSNVQTRADSKPLESAEQYSSHSFNANFAEVWVNQSTGMVRVKRFLAVTGAGKILNPKTARSQIIGGNVWGIGMALTEESVVDPRFGNFVTRSLGDYHVPANLDIGEMEAIFIKEDDKLANKLGVKGLGEVGIVGVSAAVANAVFNATGKRIRELPILPDKLL, encoded by the coding sequence ATGAAAGACAAAGAAATGAACATAGGCTCGCCCGTCAGCCGTATCGACGGAATCCTGAAAGTGACCGGGAAAGCCGATTACTCCACCGATCATCCCGTTAAGAACGCGGCATATGCAGTGATTTTTAAAAGCACAATCGCGGCTGGGAAGATTACGAACATTGATAGTGTAACGGCTGAGAAATTACCGGGCGTGCTGGCCGTGATTACGCATAAAAATGCACCGAAGCTGAATGCAAAAGGCGGCATACGTGGCGGAGCCATGCTGCAAAGCCCGGATGTACTGTTTTATGGACAGCATATCGGCGTTGTTGTGGCAGAAACTTTCGAGCAAGCCCGGCACGCAGCTGATTTGGTGAAAGTGGAATATGACAAAAAAGAAGCAAAAACCGATTTCGAAAAACTGTATCAGAATGGTGCAAAGCCAAAAGATAAGGAAGACGAAAAGCGTGGGGATGTAAAAGTTGCGCTTGAAAATGCTGAATTTAAAGTAGAAGAAACATACGCTACGCCGATTTATCATCATCATCCCCTGGAACCGCACGCAACGATTGCAGAATGGCAGGGCGAAAATTTGATCCTCTATAATAGTGCGCAAATTGTAAATGGTGCACAAAATGCCGCAGCTTCAACATTGAATCTCAAACCCGAAAACGTGCGCATTGTGTCTCCTTACATTGGCGGCGGGTTTGGCTCCAAAGGCGGGCAATGGGGAAATTTGGTGTTGGCAGCAATGGCCGCCAAAATGGTGAACCGTCCTGTAAAACTGGCATTAACCCGGCAGCAAATGTTCAATTCGGTGGGATTGCGGCAGCGGAATTATCAGAAGGTAAGTCTGGCTGCAACGAAAGACGGAAAACTGACGGCGCTATCACACGAAACGGCAACCCACGCAGCAATCCAGGATGAATTTGTGGAACCTTGCGGCGACTGCTCGAAAATTATGTACGACACGCCTAACTCGCTCATTACCTACCGCGTTACGCCCATGAACCTGATCCTGCCTACTTACACACGCGGGCCGGGGAAATCGACCGGAAGCTTTGCGTTGGAATCGGCGATGGATGAATTGGCATACAAATTGAAAATGGACCCCGTAGCATTTCGCCTCCAAAACGAACCCCAAAAAGATCCTTCAAACGGTAAACCCTGGTCCTCTCGCAAAGTTGTGGAATGCCTGAAAGAGGGTGCAAAAGCATTTGGCTGGGAAAAGCGCAAAATGGAGCCTATGCAAAATGTGCAGGGCCATTACTGGGTGGGTTACGGCGTCGCTTGCGGCACGTATCCGGCGCACCAGCGCGACAGTTCGGCTAATGTAAAGCTGAAACGGGAAGGCACCAATGTAACAGCCATCATTGAACTCGCTGCTGCGGATCTGGGAACGGGAACTTACACTATTCTCGCCCAAACCGCCGCTGACGCACTGGATTTGCCAATGAATAAAATTACGGTCAAAATCGGCGATTCGGAACTGCCACCTGCTGCTGGCTCGGTCGGCTCGGTGGGCGCAACAAGTTACGCCAATGTAGTGAATGATGCGTGCACGAAGATTACCGACGAGCTCATTGCCAGATCCGGCAAACAGTTTTTTGTACGTCCTACCGCAGCGCAATTGATGATTTCGGAAAAAGTAAGTAACGTGCAAACGCGCGCCGATTCCAAGCCTTTGGAAAGTGCAGAGCAATATTCTTCCCACAGTTTCAATGCCAATTTTGCGGAAGTGTGGGTGAATCAGTCCACAGGAATGGTGCGTGTTAAGCGTTTTCTGGCTGTAACCGGAGCCGGGAAGATCCTCAATCCGAAAACAGCGCGATCGCAGATCATTGGCGGCAATGTTTGGGGAATTGGCATGGCGCTTACCGAAGAATCTGTTGTTGATCCGCGTTTTGGCAACTTCGTTACCCGCTCCCTGGGAGATTACCATGTGCCTGCAAATCTGGATATTGGAGAAATGGAGGCCATTTTTATCAAAGAAGACGATAAGCTTGCGAACAAGCTTGGCGTGAAAGGTTTGGGTGAAGTTGGGATTGTGGGCGTTTCGGCAGCAGTTGCCAATGCGGTTTTTAATGCGACAGGAAAAAGGATCAGGGAATTGCCCATCCTGCCGGATAAGTTGCTGTGA
- a CDS encoding NmrA family NAD(P)-binding protein produces MYIILGATGHVGSAVAETLLSKGEPVTIITRDAGKSEKWKRKGAEVAVADVHDVETMRRVFRTGKRLFLLNPPASPDTDTVAEEKKSLASIIAAVVGSDLEKIVAESTYGAHDGEGVGDLGVLYEMEQKLAETRIPSSIIRGAYYMSNWDWFAETAEKEGKIYSLYPADFCIPMVAPEDLGQFAAQLLTEPIDRTGLYYVEGPETYSPADVANAFSEVLKKPVETVVIPRTEWIPYLTKTGFSQKAAEAMAAMTDVTLDKKFEVSNSPVRGNISLQQYIAQLVSAKG; encoded by the coding sequence ATGTACATTATATTAGGAGCCACAGGACATGTCGGTTCGGCTGTCGCAGAGACGTTATTGAGTAAAGGTGAGCCTGTTACGATCATTACCAGGGATGCCGGAAAATCTGAAAAATGGAAACGAAAAGGCGCGGAAGTTGCAGTGGCCGACGTCCACGATGTGGAAACAATGCGACGGGTTTTTCGCACCGGTAAGCGCCTGTTTTTATTAAATCCGCCTGCTTCACCCGATACGGACACAGTCGCCGAGGAAAAGAAAAGTCTGGCGAGCATTATTGCAGCAGTGGTAGGTTCAGACCTTGAAAAAATCGTGGCAGAGTCAACATATGGCGCACATGACGGTGAAGGCGTCGGCGATTTGGGTGTGCTTTATGAAATGGAACAGAAACTTGCCGAAACGCGCATTCCGTCCAGCATTATCAGGGGCGCATATTATATGAGTAACTGGGACTGGTTTGCCGAGACGGCCGAAAAGGAGGGGAAAATTTATTCACTATATCCCGCCGATTTCTGTATTCCAATGGTTGCCCCCGAAGATCTGGGACAATTCGCGGCGCAGTTATTAACGGAGCCTATCGACAGGACAGGGCTTTATTATGTGGAAGGCCCCGAAACCTATTCTCCCGCCGATGTTGCCAACGCATTTTCCGAAGTGTTGAAAAAGCCGGTGGAGACTGTGGTCATTCCCAGAACCGAATGGATCCCGTATCTCACCAAAACGGGCTTTTCCCAGAAAGCGGCAGAAGCTATGGCAGCCATGACGGATGTTACCCTGGATAAAAAATTCGAAGTAAGTAATTCTCCCGTGCGAGGGAACATTAGCTTACAACAATATATAGCACAGTTGGTGAGCGCAAAGGGCTGA
- a CDS encoding DUF72 domain-containing protein encodes MTDNAFSNFLAGCSGLMLPVPNKQFYPDEFKDKSRLTYYASLFNSIEINSSFYKIPLASTVRNWSTQVPEDFKFTFKLWREISHIKGLAFNPEDVHKFLQVINNIGDKKGALLVQFPPSLKVIMRPQLENLLNAISEADPEKHWNVALEFRHRSWYEEDIFELIDHFGFEIVAHDKPGSAPGLPVSDTAFKYLRFHGPKGDYRGTYEDDFLYETAEQIQDWIAEGKTVYAYFNNTMGEAIKNLNLLNAVVNPVE; translated from the coding sequence ATGACAGATAATGCATTCTCTAATTTTTTAGCTGGCTGCAGCGGCTTAATGTTGCCGGTGCCCAACAAGCAATTTTATCCTGATGAATTTAAGGATAAAAGCAGGCTGACGTATTACGCATCGCTATTCAACAGCATCGAGATCAACAGCTCTTTTTACAAAATTCCGCTTGCGTCCACCGTCAGGAACTGGTCGACGCAGGTGCCGGAGGACTTCAAGTTTACATTCAAATTGTGGAGGGAGATCTCACATATCAAAGGCCTCGCGTTTAATCCGGAGGATGTTCACAAATTTTTACAGGTTATCAATAACATTGGTGATAAGAAAGGCGCCTTGCTCGTTCAATTCCCTCCCAGCCTGAAAGTCATTATGCGGCCGCAACTCGAAAATCTGCTCAATGCGATCTCGGAAGCGGATCCTGAAAAACATTGGAATGTAGCATTGGAATTCAGGCACAGGTCATGGTATGAAGAGGATATTTTTGAACTGATAGACCATTTTGGGTTCGAAATTGTAGCACATGACAAGCCAGGCTCCGCCCCGGGGTTACCGGTTTCCGATACAGCATTCAAATACCTGCGCTTTCACGGGCCAAAAGGCGACTACCGCGGCACATATGAAGATGATTTTTTGTACGAAACGGCTGAGCAAATCCAGGATTGGATTGCGGAGGGAAAAACAGTTTACGCCTATTTCAATAACACAATGGGCGAGGCGATCAAAAATCTGAACTTGCTCAATGCGGTCGTCAATCCAGTTGAGTAA
- a CDS encoding oxygenase MpaB family protein produces the protein MKWFVKEGSIVREIWGNADTILFIFAGASAEFAVNKSVDWLYFTGKLPADPLGRLFSTVSYARRIVFSEYDAALNAIDQITAIHKQVEGKRGAQIPDWAYRDVLFMLIDYSIRSFEMLERKLTVDERAEVFEVFLQVGARMGIGGLPEHYDSWLEMRNQQLNDNFEKSRFSIDLYKQYKKHLGLPRYVMLKEVQVQLAPKQVNKLLALGQWSALKLILPAYKFTRIFNLHRFVRNLILPEKYKLEIAGLDIASH, from the coding sequence ATGAAATGGTTTGTCAAGGAAGGATCTATTGTGCGGGAGATTTGGGGAAATGCGGATACGATCTTGTTTATTTTCGCGGGCGCCTCCGCCGAATTTGCAGTAAATAAATCGGTGGATTGGCTGTATTTTACGGGAAAACTGCCTGCCGATCCGCTGGGCCGGCTTTTTTCGACTGTGTCTTATGCCCGGCGAATCGTGTTTTCGGAATATGATGCAGCATTAAATGCGATTGACCAGATCACAGCGATTCATAAGCAGGTTGAAGGCAAACGTGGCGCTCAAATTCCCGATTGGGCATATCGGGATGTGTTGTTCATGCTGATCGACTATTCGATCCGCTCGTTCGAAATGCTGGAAAGGAAATTAACGGTGGACGAAAGAGCGGAGGTTTTTGAGGTTTTTCTGCAGGTTGGAGCGCGAATGGGAATCGGTGGCTTGCCCGAACATTACGATAGTTGGTTGGAAATGAGAAACCAGCAGCTCAATGATAATTTTGAGAAGAGCCGATTTTCAATTGATTTATACAAACAATATAAAAAACACCTCGGCTTGCCCCGTTATGTGATGCTCAAAGAAGTGCAGGTGCAACTTGCGCCAAAACAAGTAAATAAACTCCTTGCATTAGGCCAATGGTCGGCGTTAAAACTTATCCTTCCAGCATACAAATTCACCCGTATCTTCAACTTGCACAGGTTCGTTCGGAACTTGATTTTACCTGAAAAATACAAATTGGAAATTGCCGGTCTGGATATCGCATCACATTAA
- a CDS encoding response regulator, whose amino-acid sequence MEEGQTVHLADDDEDDRMLIKDALQEANPNLTVIEAENGKELLENVKESDDLSQSVVLLDMNMPKMNGIEALKEIRSEPGLEDLPAVMMSTSSNPELKKKALAAGANEFIVKPNTFKALLDIAKSILSKFLGIK is encoded by the coding sequence ATGGAAGAAGGACAGACAGTGCACCTCGCAGATGATGATGAGGACGATAGAATGCTCATTAAGGACGCTTTACAGGAAGCTAACCCGAATTTGACAGTTATCGAAGCGGAAAATGGGAAGGAATTGTTGGAGAATGTCAAGGAATCCGACGACCTTTCGCAATCCGTTGTGCTGCTTGATATGAATATGCCTAAAATGAATGGCATTGAGGCACTCAAGGAGATCAGGTCCGAGCCCGGACTGGAAGATTTGCCAGCCGTAATGATGTCCACTTCCAGCAATCCTGAACTTAAAAAGAAAGCCCTCGCTGCCGGAGCGAACGAATTTATCGTTAAGCCCAACACCTTCAAGGCACTGCTTGACATTGCAAAAAGTATCTTGTCAAAGTTCCTGGGCATAAAGTGA